The following coding sequences lie in one Amycolatopsis cihanbeyliensis genomic window:
- a CDS encoding D-alanine--D-alanine ligase family protein, producing MSARKTRVAVVFGGRSTEHTISCVSAGSILANLDPDRFEIIPVGITPSGGWVLGSSDPKALEIHDRQLPSVDGGTALVLAGDPTQRDLISLEPGGETEVLGSADVVFPVLHGAFGEDGTLQGLLELAEIPYVGAGVLASAASMDKEYAKKLLAAEGLPVGTYATVRRGQSTLDVAERERLGLPVFVKPARAGSSVGISKVSDWSELDAAIGLARQTDPKVLVEAAVTGREIECGVLEFPDGRVEASLPAEIRVLSEDPSAWYDFDAKYLGDEAELDIPAKLDDEVTERLRATAVRAFEALDGQGLARVDFFVSADGELTINEVNTMPGFTTTSAYPKMWAVTGLDYRTLLSTLVDTALARGTGLR from the coding sequence ATGAGTGCACGGAAGACACGCGTGGCCGTCGTGTTCGGGGGCCGCAGCACCGAGCACACGATCTCGTGTGTGTCCGCGGGCAGCATCCTGGCCAACCTGGACCCGGACCGGTTCGAGATCATCCCGGTCGGGATCACCCCCTCCGGTGGGTGGGTGCTGGGCAGTTCCGACCCGAAGGCACTGGAGATCCACGACCGCCAACTGCCCTCGGTCGACGGCGGTACGGCGCTGGTGCTGGCGGGCGATCCCACCCAGCGCGACCTGATCAGCCTGGAGCCGGGTGGCGAGACCGAGGTGCTCGGCAGCGCCGACGTGGTGTTTCCCGTGCTGCACGGCGCCTTCGGCGAGGACGGAACCCTGCAGGGCCTGCTCGAACTGGCCGAGATCCCGTACGTGGGGGCCGGGGTACTCGCCAGCGCCGCCTCGATGGACAAGGAGTACGCGAAGAAACTGCTTGCCGCGGAAGGGCTTCCGGTCGGTACCTACGCGACGGTCCGGCGCGGGCAGTCCACGCTGGATGTCGCCGAGCGGGAGCGTCTCGGGCTTCCGGTGTTCGTCAAACCCGCCCGCGCGGGTTCCTCGGTCGGTATCAGCAAGGTCAGCGACTGGTCCGAGTTGGACGCGGCGATCGGGTTGGCACGGCAGACCGATCCGAAGGTGCTCGTGGAGGCCGCCGTGACTGGCCGGGAGATCGAATGCGGGGTGCTGGAGTTCCCGGACGGCCGGGTGGAGGCCTCGCTGCCCGCCGAGATCCGGGTGCTGTCCGAGGATCCCTCGGCCTGGTACGACTTCGACGCGAAATATCTCGGCGACGAGGCCGAACTGGACATCCCGGCCAAGCTCGATGACGAGGTGACCGAACGGCTGCGCGCGACGGCGGTGCGGGCGTTCGAGGCACTGGACGGCCAGGGGTTGGCCCGGGTGGACTTCTTCGTGAGTGCCGACGGCGAGCTGACCATCAACGAGGTGAACACCATGCCGGGCTTCACCACGACCTCCGCCTACCCGAAGATGTGGGCCGTCACCGGCCTCGACTACCGGACCCTGCTGTCCACCCTGGTCGACACCGCCCTCGCCCGCGGCACCGGCCTCCGCTGA
- the cofC gene encoding 2-phospho-L-lactate guanylyltransferase: protein MKPPHAGKSRLRGVAGADHAALVLALAADTVAAAAAAEGVRRLLVVATDPVALAELRRLGADVVSENGAGGLNAALRRGEAVLRADSPCGVVGALQADLPALRPAELAEALTEASGGRSFVADRHGTGTTLLLSAPGAPLEPRFGHGSAGAHAASGAVALAAPAPSLRGDVDTADDLAHARLIGIGERTAAALGEPACLR, encoded by the coding sequence ATGAAACCCCCGCACGCGGGCAAGTCCCGGTTACGGGGCGTGGCCGGCGCGGACCACGCCGCGCTGGTACTGGCGCTGGCCGCCGACACCGTCGCCGCGGCGGCCGCGGCGGAGGGGGTGCGCCGGCTGCTGGTGGTGGCCACCGACCCGGTCGCGCTGGCCGAGTTGCGGCGGCTGGGCGCGGACGTGGTGAGCGAGAACGGGGCCGGCGGGCTCAATGCGGCGCTGCGCAGGGGCGAAGCCGTCCTGCGCGCGGACTCCCCCTGCGGCGTCGTGGGCGCGCTGCAGGCCGACCTGCCCGCGCTGCGACCCGCCGAGCTCGCCGAGGCGCTTACCGAGGCGAGCGGTGGCCGGTCCTTCGTCGCGGACCGGCATGGAACCGGTACCACCTTGTTACTGTCCGCGCCGGGAGCACCGCTCGAGCCACGGTTCGGCCACGGTTCGGCCGGGGCGCACGCCGCGTCGGGAGCGGTCGCGCTGGCTGCCCCGGCACCGTCGTTGCGCGGCGATGTGGACACCGCCGACGATCTCGCGCATGCCCGGTTGATCGGCATCGGTGAGCGGACCGCTGCCGCGCTCGGTGAGCCGGCCTGCCTACGCTGA
- a CDS encoding lysophospholipid acyltransferase family protein, which translates to MGDREKGGFWVGAAAALFYPLTWLGRRVHRGGERIPRQGAALLVLNHVSHLDPAVDAVFVHRNKRVPRFLAKDSVARAPIFGRIFLGSGGIPVYRGTSGAGDSLRAAHQALSEGKVVVIYPEGTITRDPEGWPKHSYTGVARLALENDVPVIPIARWGTQDIWNGYSKKFRPLPRKTVVHLVGRPVDLSGYRGRSGSNALLREVTDLLMGEVIELLAEIRGERPPDKRTERTDAG; encoded by the coding sequence TTGGGCGATCGCGAGAAGGGCGGTTTCTGGGTCGGAGCCGCCGCCGCGTTGTTCTACCCGCTGACCTGGCTCGGCAGGCGCGTCCACCGGGGCGGCGAGCGGATCCCCCGGCAGGGGGCCGCGTTGCTGGTGCTGAACCACGTCTCGCACCTGGACCCCGCCGTCGACGCGGTGTTCGTGCATCGCAACAAGCGCGTCCCCCGGTTTCTCGCCAAGGACAGCGTGGCGCGCGCCCCGATCTTCGGCCGGATCTTCCTCGGTTCCGGTGGCATCCCGGTGTACCGGGGTACGTCCGGCGCCGGCGACAGCCTGCGCGCCGCGCACCAGGCCCTGAGCGAGGGCAAGGTGGTGGTGATCTACCCGGAGGGCACCATCACCAGGGACCCCGAGGGCTGGCCGAAGCACTCCTACACCGGGGTGGCGCGGCTCGCGCTGGAGAACGACGTGCCGGTGATCCCGATCGCGCGCTGGGGCACCCAGGACATCTGGAACGGCTACAGCAAGAAGTTCCGGCCGTTGCCGCGCAAGACCGTGGTCCACCTGGTCGGCCGGCCCGTCGACCTGTCCGGCTACCGGGGCCGGTCCGGTTCGAACGCGCTGTTGCGCGAGGTGACCGACCTGCTGATGGGCGAGGTGATCGAGCTGCTGGCCGAGATCAGGGGCGAGCGGCCACCGGACAAGCGGACCGAGCGGACGGACGCGGGCTGA
- a CDS encoding DUF3515 domain-containing protein: protein MADNETGAPPRALIVVATVLAVALAVGVGLFALLAPGEEEPADPATGPLALVPVPAPEAGSDACDTLVGAAPGALTSSGETLPRRELAEPAPRATTAWGAGGSAGAVVLRCGLDRPPELTRTANLRVINEVQWLHVPGEGAASWYVVDREVYAALTVPDDAGTGPLQEISDVVDRTLPQVPLRFD, encoded by the coding sequence GTGGCCGATAACGAAACCGGGGCTCCGCCCAGAGCACTGATCGTCGTAGCCACCGTGCTCGCGGTGGCACTGGCCGTCGGCGTCGGGTTGTTCGCGCTGCTGGCCCCCGGCGAGGAGGAGCCCGCCGACCCGGCGACCGGGCCGCTGGCCCTGGTTCCGGTGCCCGCGCCCGAGGCCGGCTCGGACGCCTGCGACACCCTGGTCGGCGCCGCCCCCGGCGCGTTGACCTCCTCGGGTGAGACGCTGCCCCGCCGTGAGCTCGCCGAGCCGGCACCGCGGGCCACCACGGCGTGGGGAGCGGGCGGCTCGGCCGGCGCGGTGGTGCTGCGCTGCGGGCTGGACCGCCCACCGGAGCTGACCCGTACCGCCAACCTGCGGGTGATCAACGAGGTGCAGTGGCTGCACGTGCCGGGCGAGGGGGCTGCCAGCTGGTACGTGGTGGACCGCGAGGTGTACGCCGCGCTCACCGTCCCGGACGACGCGGGCACCGGCCCGTTGCAGGAGATCTCCGACGTGGTCGACCGGACCCTCCCCCAGGTCCCCCTCCGTTTCGACTGA
- a CDS encoding cysteine dioxygenase produces MFAVPANTVAVAENPVLRHPVRVALEFAADRDRWRHLLRYDPDERFAALITADAGQQVWLLGWLPGQETDLHDHGQATGAFTIVSGDLAETVARRAGDGRVLREEHALTTGQSRVFGPGYVHQVRNMGPDPAVSIHVYRSAGRTMRPFRLDPVSGPVRVSGR; encoded by the coding sequence ATGTTCGCCGTTCCGGCCAACACCGTCGCGGTTGCCGAGAATCCCGTCCTGCGCCACCCGGTCCGGGTCGCGCTCGAGTTCGCCGCCGACCGCGACCGGTGGCGTCACCTGCTTCGCTACGACCCCGACGAGCGCTTCGCCGCGCTGATCACCGCCGACGCCGGCCAGCAGGTGTGGCTGCTCGGCTGGCTGCCGGGCCAGGAAACCGACCTGCACGACCACGGCCAGGCCACCGGGGCGTTCACCATCGTCAGCGGCGATCTCGCGGAGACCGTGGCGCGGCGCGCCGGGGACGGCAGGGTCCTGCGCGAGGAGCACGCGCTCACCACCGGCCAGTCCAGGGTGTTCGGCCCCGGTTACGTGCACCAGGTGCGCAACATGGGGCCGGATCCCGCGGTCAGCATCCATGTCTACCGCTCGGCCGGGCGGACCATGCGCCCGTTCCGGTTGGATCCGGTCAGCGGCCCCGTCCGGGTTTCCGGTCGCTGA
- a CDS encoding NAD(P)H-dependent glycerol-3-phosphate dehydrogenase, whose protein sequence is MADTGQDVQRLAVLGSGSWGTTFAKVLADAGREVTMWARREEVAREIRERRSNEGYLPGVRLPELLTATADPARALAGAEAVVLAVPSQRLRANLTGWRGLLPGNVPLISLAKGVELGTRKRMSEVIAEVAGIPPEQVVVVSGPNLAREIAQEQPAAAVLACTDHDRAVAVQRACSTAYFRPYTNTDVIGCELGGACKNVIALSCGMAAGMGFGTNTVATLITRGLAEMARLGAKLGADQLTFAGLAGVGDLVATCSSPLSRNRTFGERLGRGETVEQAQRAGGGQVAEGVMSCSSIRELAATVGADVPITDAMYRVCHEGMDPAHVGAELLGRKRKHEWS, encoded by the coding sequence ATGGCGGACACCGGGCAGGACGTCCAGCGGCTGGCCGTGCTCGGGTCGGGCTCCTGGGGAACCACCTTCGCCAAGGTGCTCGCCGACGCCGGCCGCGAGGTCACCATGTGGGCGCGCAGGGAGGAGGTCGCGCGGGAGATCCGGGAGCGGCGTTCCAACGAGGGTTACCTGCCGGGGGTGCGGCTGCCGGAGCTGCTCACCGCCACCGCGGACCCGGCTCGCGCGCTGGCGGGGGCCGAGGCGGTGGTGCTGGCGGTGCCGAGCCAGCGCCTGCGGGCCAACCTGACCGGCTGGCGCGGGCTGCTGCCGGGGAACGTGCCGCTGATCAGCCTCGCCAAGGGCGTCGAGCTGGGCACCCGCAAGCGGATGAGCGAGGTGATCGCCGAGGTGGCCGGGATCCCCCCGGAGCAGGTCGTGGTGGTGTCCGGGCCGAACCTGGCCAGGGAGATCGCGCAGGAGCAACCCGCGGCCGCGGTGCTGGCGTGCACCGACCATGATCGCGCGGTCGCGGTCCAGCGTGCCTGCTCCACCGCGTACTTCCGGCCGTACACCAACACCGACGTGATCGGTTGCGAGCTCGGCGGGGCGTGCAAGAACGTGATCGCGTTGAGCTGCGGGATGGCCGCGGGCATGGGCTTCGGCACGAACACCGTCGCCACCCTGATCACTCGTGGCCTCGCCGAGATGGCCCGGCTGGGCGCCAAGCTCGGAGCCGATCAGCTCACCTTCGCCGGCCTCGCCGGGGTCGGGGACCTGGTGGCCACCTGCTCCTCCCCGCTGTCCCGCAACCGCACCTTCGGCGAGCGGCTGGGCAGGGGCGAGACGGTGGAGCAGGCGCAGCGGGCCGGGGGCGGGCAGGTCGCGGAGGGCGTGATGTCCTGCTCCTCGATCCGCGAGCTCGCCGCCACCGTCGGCGCGGACGTGCCGATCACCGACGCGATGTACCGGGTGTGCCACGAGGGCATGGACCCCGCCCATGTCGGCGCCGAGCTGCTGGGCCGCAAACGCAAGCACGAGTGGTCCTGA
- a CDS encoding RNA degradosome polyphosphate kinase: MSNDESATPAPTASAPRERERGPDHNGHPHEKHAVPSAPPAVTPGTPRLTDSLPDDRYFNRELSWQDFNGRVLALAEDASQPLLERAKFLAIFASNLDEFYMVRVAGLKRRDETGLAVRSADGLTPREQLAYIAKRNQDLVGRQTEAFTEHVRPALAEQRILIVRWSDLDPAEQLRISSYFSEQIFPVLTPLAVDPAHPFPYISGLSLNLAVTVRDPERGTERFARVKVPNNVPRLIRVEQQRESETATFLPLEELISAHLGELFTGMEVIEHHVFRVTRNADFEVEEDRDEDLLQALERELAQRRFGPPVRLEVAQDMSEHMLELLLRELEVDPHDVVEVPGLLDLSCLHQLYGLDRTELKDPPFVPRTHPAFGERETPKSVFATLRERDVLVHHPYDSFSTSVQRFVEQAAADEKVLAIKQTLYRTSGDSPVVDALIDAAQAGKQVVALVEIKARFDEQANITWARTLERAGVHVVYGLMGLKTHCKVAMVVRQEGSTIRRYCHIGTGNYNPKTARLYEDMGLLTADPTIGADLTDLFNVLTGYSRQDIYRNILTSPGGIRRGILHCIAEEIERSAAGAETGIRIKCNSLVDEQIIDALYHASHAGVRVEIVVRGICSLKPGVPGLSENITVRSLLGRFLEHSRVLHFRAGDTYWIGSADMMHRNLDRRIEAMVRVKDPTLTGQLDEVLNSALDPATRCWVLTSTGEWAPSPQDGSQVRDHQTELLIRHGAAG; this comes from the coding sequence GTGAGCAACGACGAGAGCGCAACACCGGCACCGACGGCCTCCGCGCCTCGCGAGCGGGAGCGCGGACCCGACCACAACGGCCACCCGCACGAGAAACACGCCGTACCCTCGGCGCCACCGGCCGTCACCCCCGGGACTCCCCGGCTGACCGACTCGCTGCCCGACGACCGGTACTTCAACCGCGAACTCTCCTGGCAGGACTTCAACGGGCGCGTGCTCGCGCTGGCCGAGGACGCCTCCCAGCCGCTGCTCGAGCGAGCGAAGTTCCTCGCCATCTTCGCGTCCAATTTGGATGAGTTCTACATGGTCCGGGTGGCCGGGCTGAAGCGCAGGGACGAGACCGGGCTCGCCGTGCGCAGCGCGGACGGGCTCACCCCGCGCGAGCAGCTCGCCTACATCGCCAAGCGCAACCAGGACCTGGTGGGGCGGCAGACCGAGGCGTTCACCGAGCACGTCCGACCGGCCCTCGCCGAGCAGCGCATCCTCATCGTGCGCTGGTCCGATTTGGACCCGGCTGAGCAGCTGCGGATCTCATCGTACTTCAGCGAGCAGATCTTCCCCGTGCTCACCCCGCTGGCCGTGGACCCCGCCCACCCGTTCCCGTACATCTCCGGGCTCTCGCTGAACCTGGCGGTGACGGTGCGCGATCCCGAGCGGGGCACCGAGCGCTTCGCCAGGGTCAAGGTGCCGAACAACGTACCCCGGTTGATCCGCGTGGAGCAGCAACGGGAGAGCGAGACCGCCACCTTCCTACCGCTGGAGGAGCTCATCTCCGCGCACCTCGGCGAGCTGTTCACCGGGATGGAGGTGATCGAGCACCACGTGTTCAGGGTCACCCGTAACGCCGACTTCGAGGTCGAGGAGGACCGGGACGAGGACCTGTTGCAGGCGTTGGAGCGCGAGCTCGCGCAGCGCCGGTTCGGCCCGCCGGTACGGCTCGAGGTCGCGCAGGACATGAGCGAGCACATGCTGGAGTTGCTGCTGCGCGAGCTGGAGGTCGATCCGCACGACGTGGTCGAGGTTCCCGGGCTGCTCGATCTGAGCTGCCTACACCAGCTCTACGGTCTGGACCGGACGGAGCTGAAGGACCCCCCTTTCGTGCCGCGGACCCACCCCGCGTTCGGCGAGCGGGAGACCCCGAAGAGCGTGTTCGCCACCCTGCGCGAGCGGGACGTGCTGGTGCACCATCCCTACGACTCCTTCTCCACAAGCGTTCAGCGGTTCGTGGAGCAGGCGGCGGCGGACGAGAAGGTGCTGGCGATCAAGCAGACGCTGTACCGCACCTCCGGTGACTCGCCGGTCGTGGACGCGCTGATCGACGCCGCGCAGGCCGGCAAGCAGGTCGTGGCGCTGGTGGAGATCAAGGCACGGTTCGACGAGCAGGCCAACATCACCTGGGCACGCACCCTGGAACGCGCGGGGGTCCACGTGGTCTACGGCTTGATGGGACTGAAGACCCACTGCAAGGTGGCCATGGTGGTGCGGCAGGAAGGCTCCACCATTCGACGTTACTGCCACATCGGCACCGGCAACTACAACCCGAAGACCGCGAGGCTGTACGAGGACATGGGGCTGCTCACCGCCGACCCGACGATCGGTGCGGACCTCACCGATCTGTTCAACGTGCTGACCGGTTACTCCCGGCAGGACATCTACCGCAACATCCTCACCTCGCCGGGCGGCATCCGGCGGGGGATACTGCATTGCATCGCCGAGGAGATCGAGCGATCGGCCGCAGGCGCGGAGACCGGCATCCGGATCAAGTGCAACTCCCTTGTCGACGAGCAGATCATCGACGCGCTGTACCACGCGTCCCATGCCGGGGTCCGCGTGGAGATCGTGGTGCGCGGGATCTGCTCGCTCAAACCCGGCGTGCCCGGCCTGAGCGAGAACATCACGGTAAGGTCGCTCCTCGGACGCTTCCTCGAGCACTCCCGTGTCCTCCACTTCCGGGCGGGCGACACGTACTGGATCGGCAGCGCGGACATGATGCACCGCAACCTC
- a CDS encoding PLP-dependent aminotransferase family protein: MSLDRESEVPLAVQLADALREAAAHGHLRGGDRLPSTRALAGRLGVSRTVTAAAYEQLHAEGWIVGRHGSGTYVTTSPPAGRPARRAVVEREGTPSGLLDLTLGVPWAEGLDRAAWRRAWRAAADAAPLSTAQRAGLPEYRAAIAEHLLRHRGLDVGTESVLATGGTTAAVVELAAAVLGRGDLVAVEEPGYQRAVEAFRCAGLRVAPVPVDGEGIRPDSVPRGARAVYCSPAHQYPMGSRMSAARRVELVERARAEDFLLIEDDYDGELRFDVAPLPLLAALAPDVVAHLGTTSKILTPTLGAGWMVAPEPVTTTVLEYRDRTGTRPSPAGQRVLVELARTGDLGRHLRRLRRELSERRTMLVGAFREAGVPVLGDDAGAHLVVPLDSAGTERDRLAAGRGDGIVLDSLSRHFAGVPDRHGVAVGYAGCSRAALWDALGELVRLLR; the protein is encoded by the coding sequence ATGAGCCTGGATCGCGAGTCCGAGGTCCCGTTGGCGGTGCAACTCGCCGACGCCCTGCGCGAGGCCGCCGCGCACGGGCACCTGCGCGGCGGCGACCGGCTGCCGTCCACCCGCGCGCTGGCCGGCAGGCTCGGCGTGAGCCGGACGGTCACCGCGGCAGCCTACGAGCAGCTCCATGCCGAGGGGTGGATCGTCGGCAGGCACGGATCGGGGACCTACGTCACCACCTCCCCGCCCGCGGGCAGGCCCGCCCGCCGCGCCGTCGTCGAGCGGGAGGGAACCCCGTCCGGGCTGCTGGACCTCACCCTCGGGGTGCCGTGGGCCGAGGGGCTGGACCGCGCGGCCTGGCGCCGGGCCTGGCGGGCGGCCGCGGACGCGGCTCCGTTGTCCACCGCGCAACGGGCCGGGTTGCCGGAGTACCGCGCCGCGATCGCCGAGCACCTGCTGCGCCACCGGGGGCTGGACGTCGGCACCGAATCGGTACTGGCCACCGGTGGCACCACCGCCGCCGTGGTCGAGCTGGCCGCGGCCGTGCTGGGGCGTGGCGACCTGGTGGCCGTCGAGGAACCGGGGTACCAGCGTGCGGTGGAGGCCTTCCGGTGCGCGGGGCTGCGGGTCGCCCCGGTGCCCGTCGACGGGGAGGGCATCCGGCCCGACTCGGTGCCGCGCGGGGCGCGGGCGGTGTACTGCTCGCCGGCGCACCAGTACCCGATGGGCAGCCGGATGAGCGCCGCGCGCAGGGTGGAACTGGTGGAGCGGGCACGTGCCGAGGACTTCCTGCTGATCGAGGACGACTACGACGGTGAGCTGCGGTTCGACGTGGCGCCACTGCCGTTGCTGGCCGCGCTCGCTCCGGACGTCGTGGCTCACCTCGGGACCACCAGCAAGATCCTCACCCCCACGCTCGGGGCGGGCTGGATGGTCGCACCGGAGCCGGTGACCACGACCGTGCTGGAGTACCGCGACCGCACCGGGACCCGGCCCTCGCCCGCGGGCCAGCGGGTGCTGGTCGAGCTGGCCCGTACCGGTGATCTCGGCCGTCACCTGCGCCGGCTGCGCAGGGAGTTGTCCGAGCGCAGGACGATGCTGGTGGGCGCGTTCCGGGAGGCCGGAGTTCCGGTGCTCGGCGACGACGCGGGCGCGCACCTCGTGGTGCCGCTGGACTCGGCGGGCACGGAACGGGACCGGCTGGCCGCGGGCCGGGGGGATGGCATCGTGCTGGACAGCCTCAGCAGGCATTTCGCCGGTGTGCCGGACCGGCACGGGGTCGCGGTGGGGTACGCGGGCTGCTCAAGGGCCGCGTTGTGGGACGCGCTCGGCGAGCTGGTGCGTCTGCTGCGCTGA
- a CDS encoding pyridoxamine 5'-phosphate oxidase family protein, translating to MTELAGPLSPTPRTRLGRKKDRAATERAALHTILDEALVCHLGMVVDGSPLVLPTGYGRDGDTLYLHGSTGAASLRAAGGGVEVCVTVTLVDGIVYSRSVNNHSMNYRSAVVYGRPRVLTERQEKLRGLRVLTDHLAPGSWEHAREVNEKELAAVTVLALDLAEASAKVRSGDPADPPEDVHGVEAWAGVLPIHTRFGVPVPDPELATDAVVPAHVSDRKPGRGR from the coding sequence ATGACCGAACTCGCCGGCCCACTCTCGCCGACGCCACGCACCCGGCTGGGCCGCAAGAAGGACCGGGCCGCCACCGAACGCGCCGCGCTGCACACGATCCTCGACGAGGCACTGGTCTGCCACCTCGGCATGGTGGTCGACGGCTCACCACTGGTGCTGCCCACCGGCTACGGGCGCGACGGCGACACGCTGTACCTGCACGGCTCGACCGGCGCGGCCAGCCTGCGCGCCGCGGGTGGCGGGGTCGAGGTCTGCGTGACCGTCACGCTGGTGGACGGGATCGTCTACTCCCGCTCGGTGAACAACCACTCGATGAACTACCGCAGCGCGGTGGTCTACGGCAGGCCGCGGGTGCTCACCGAACGGCAGGAGAAGCTGCGCGGGCTGCGGGTGCTGACCGACCATCTGGCCCCGGGTTCCTGGGAGCACGCGCGGGAGGTCAACGAGAAGGAACTCGCCGCGGTCACCGTGCTGGCCCTCGACCTCGCCGAGGCCTCGGCGAAGGTGCGCTCCGGCGACCCGGCAGACCCGCCCGAGGACGTGCACGGAGTCGAAGCCTGGGCGGGCGTGCTACCGATCCACACGCGCTTCGGCGTTCCGGTGCCCGATCCGGAGCTGGCCACGGACGCCGTGGTCCCGGCGCATGTCAGCGACCGGAAACCCGGACGGGGCCGCTGA